A genomic window from Sanguibacter antarcticus includes:
- a CDS encoding flagellar biosynthetic protein FliO, whose translation MDTAVLVLRTVLSLTAVLGLIWYAGRKLNDSANGQGGDGFLARLVGGAGGTRRAGRRGQHPAVVVTVVARQVLGSKASLAVVDVGDQRLVLGVTESGVNVLSTQEIPPAEETADDLVAVKAEVREEISLTKVAATATNVTSIVTPLTTPHQPALAAVRTASAGPLGSSILSPTTWRQTLSLMQGRTVRR comes from the coding sequence ATGGACACCGCCGTCCTCGTGCTCCGCACGGTGCTCTCGCTCACCGCTGTCCTCGGCCTCATCTGGTACGCGGGCCGCAAGCTCAACGACTCGGCCAACGGCCAGGGCGGTGACGGGTTCCTCGCCCGTCTCGTGGGCGGTGCGGGCGGTACCCGGCGCGCAGGACGGCGCGGCCAGCACCCGGCGGTCGTGGTCACGGTCGTGGCCCGTCAGGTGCTCGGCTCCAAGGCGAGCCTCGCCGTCGTCGACGTCGGCGACCAGCGCCTGGTCCTCGGTGTGACCGAGTCCGGGGTGAACGTTCTCAGCACCCAGGAGATCCCGCCGGCGGAGGAGACCGCAGACGACCTCGTTGCCGTGAAGGCCGAGGTCCGCGAAGAGATCTCGCTCACCAAGGTGGCCGCCACTGCGACCAACGTGACGTCGATCGTCACCCCGCTGACGACGCCGCACCAGCCGGCGCTCGCCGCCGTCCGGACGGCGTCTGCCGGACCGCTCGGCAGCTCGATCCTGTCCCCGACCACGTGGCGACAGACCCTCTCACTCATGCAAGGGCGCACGGTCCGACGATGA
- the fliP gene encoding flagellar type III secretion system pore protein FliP (The bacterial flagellar biogenesis protein FliP forms a type III secretion system (T3SS)-type pore required for flagellar assembly.), with protein sequence MTSSLQASPVMGRGVRAFLLALTVALMAFAGVLATSGAASAATAPVAVEAVSIVPAAPGDPVDPVAPVEGPDGLVSVNIDGDATKPLSSVVVLLGITLLSVVPSILLMMTSFTKIFVVLALTRNALGLTGVPPNQILAGLALFLSLFIMGPILGDVNTAGVQPYIDGSLDFTAAVDAGSAPLREFMIGQTREEDIALITRAAEMPNPEDAASVPMLTLIPAFMLSELRAAFIIGFVIFIPFLIIDLVVSSALMSMGMMMLPPVMISLPFKILLFVLIDGWGLIITALVGSYQ encoded by the coding sequence ATGACATCATCACTCCAGGCATCGCCCGTCATGGGACGGGGGGTGCGAGCGTTCCTCCTCGCGCTGACCGTCGCCCTGATGGCGTTCGCCGGGGTGCTCGCCACCTCCGGCGCCGCGTCGGCGGCCACAGCACCCGTGGCGGTGGAAGCCGTCAGCATCGTGCCCGCCGCTCCCGGCGACCCTGTCGATCCGGTCGCTCCGGTCGAAGGACCGGACGGTCTCGTCAGCGTGAACATCGACGGCGACGCGACCAAGCCGCTCAGCTCCGTCGTCGTCCTCCTCGGGATCACGCTGCTGTCCGTCGTCCCGTCGATCCTGCTCATGATGACGAGCTTCACGAAGATCTTCGTCGTCCTCGCCCTGACGCGGAACGCCCTCGGGCTCACCGGCGTGCCGCCCAACCAGATCCTCGCGGGCCTCGCGCTCTTCCTCAGCCTCTTCATCATGGGACCGATCCTCGGCGACGTGAACACCGCCGGCGTCCAGCCCTACATCGACGGCTCGCTCGACTTCACCGCAGCGGTCGACGCCGGCTCGGCGCCCTTGCGGGAGTTCATGATCGGTCAGACGCGCGAGGAAGACATCGCGCTCATCACCCGGGCCGCCGAGATGCCCAACCCGGAAGACGCTGCATCGGTGCCCATGCTCACCCTCATCCCGGCGTTCATGCTCTCCGAGCTCCGTGCGGCCTTCATCATCGGCTTCGTCATCTTCATCCCGTTCCTCATCATCGACCTCGTCGTCTCCTCGGCGCTGATGTCGATGGGAATGATGATGCTCCCGCCCGTGATGATCTCCCTGCCGTTCAAGATCTTGCTCTTCGTGCTCATCGATGGATGGGGGCTCATCATCACTGCCCTCGTCGGAAGCTACCAGTAG
- the fliQ gene encoding flagellar biosynthesis protein FliQ: MDTSAVLDIGVQGLIIAAKLCAPILITALVVGFAVSLLQSITQIQEVTLSFVPKAIAVSLAILVCGHWMIAEMVAFTHELFERIPGLLGS, encoded by the coding sequence ATGGATACCTCAGCCGTCCTCGACATCGGGGTCCAAGGACTCATCATCGCCGCGAAGCTCTGCGCGCCGATCCTCATCACCGCGCTGGTCGTCGGCTTCGCCGTCTCCCTCCTGCAGTCCATCACCCAGATCCAGGAGGTGACCTTGAGCTTCGTGCCCAAGGCCATCGCGGTCTCGCTGGCGATCCTCGTCTGCGGCCACTGGATGATCGCCGAGATGGTCGCTTTCACGCACGAGCTGTTCGAGCGCATCCCCGGTCTCCTCGGGAGCTGA
- a CDS encoding flagellar biosynthetic protein FliR: MTISLALGSLESLMLVAVRIVAFLVIAPPFAHRGIPATVKVMLAMGLALAINPRVEAGAASSTAAYMGDLLLQVVIGLALGFLVFLVFAAVQSAGSFIDLTGGFSLAQGFDPMSQVNGAQFARLYQLTAIVLLFVSDGYQLVIGGLVRTFDALPIGESIDLSLVADAATTGLTGMFLATIQIAGPLVVVLFLADVGLGLLTRVAPALNAFALGFPLKILLTLSLSSLTFLALPRIIEALTGTAVETMLGVIP; this comes from the coding sequence ATGACCATCAGCCTCGCTCTCGGGTCGCTCGAGTCGCTCATGCTCGTCGCGGTGCGGATCGTCGCGTTCCTCGTCATCGCGCCGCCCTTCGCGCACCGAGGCATCCCGGCGACGGTCAAGGTCATGCTCGCGATGGGGCTGGCGCTCGCGATCAACCCGCGGGTCGAGGCAGGCGCGGCGAGCAGCACGGCTGCGTACATGGGCGACCTGCTCTTGCAGGTGGTCATCGGTCTCGCGCTCGGGTTCCTCGTGTTCCTCGTGTTCGCGGCGGTCCAGTCCGCCGGCTCGTTCATCGACCTCACGGGCGGGTTCTCTCTGGCTCAGGGGTTCGACCCGATGAGCCAGGTGAACGGTGCCCAGTTCGCGCGGCTCTACCAGCTCACCGCGATCGTCCTGCTCTTCGTGTCTGACGGCTACCAGCTGGTCATCGGTGGCCTGGTCCGCACCTTCGACGCGCTGCCGATCGGCGAGTCGATCGACCTCTCGCTCGTCGCCGACGCCGCGACCACCGGTCTCACCGGCATGTTCCTCGCGACGATCCAGATCGCCGGCCCGCTCGTGGTCGTCCTCTTCCTCGCTGACGTCGGCCTCGGGCTCCTCACGCGTGTGGCGCCCGCGCTCAACGCGTTCGCGCTCGGCTTCCCGCTGAAGATCCTCCTCACGCTGTCGCTGTCCTCCCTGACGTTCCTCGCGCTCCCGCGCATCATCGAGGCGCTCACGGGAACCGCTGTCGAGACGATGCTGGGGGTGATCCCATGA